In Paenibacillus sp. BIC5C1, a genomic segment contains:
- the rlmN gene encoding 23S rRNA (adenine(2503)-C(2))-methyltransferase RlmN — MKPFIYDYSLEELQQWAVENGEPAFRGGQIFDWIYVKRVNDFSEMTNLSKALREKLTEQFEFVTLTEITKFESKDGTVKFLFGLHDDHAIETVIMKHNYGNSICVTTQVGCRIGCTFCASTLGGLKRNLTAGEIVAQVVQAQKILDERGERVSSIVIMGSGEPFENYEATMTFLRIMIHEKGLNIGQRHITVSTSGIVPNIYKFADEDTQINLAISIHAPNDALRSKLMPVNRRFPFDDVMESLRYYLAKTGRRITFEYALIGGVNDQPEHAAELASVLKNMLCHVNLIPVNHVPERKYVRTSRSDIFNFQKILSEQGVNVTIRREQGHDIAAACGQLRAKHMELR, encoded by the coding sequence ATGAAACCTTTTATATATGATTATTCCCTGGAGGAGCTGCAACAGTGGGCTGTTGAGAACGGGGAGCCGGCTTTTCGCGGTGGTCAGATCTTCGACTGGATTTATGTGAAACGTGTGAATGATTTCAGTGAAATGACGAACCTGTCGAAAGCGCTGCGTGAAAAGCTGACTGAACAATTCGAATTCGTTACACTTACTGAAATTACGAAATTTGAATCCAAGGATGGAACGGTGAAATTCCTGTTCGGTCTGCATGATGATCATGCGATCGAAACAGTTATCATGAAGCACAACTACGGTAACAGCATCTGTGTAACAACACAGGTCGGATGCCGAATTGGCTGCACGTTCTGTGCATCCACGCTGGGCGGACTGAAACGTAACCTTACAGCTGGCGAAATTGTGGCTCAGGTTGTGCAAGCCCAGAAAATTCTGGATGAACGTGGTGAGCGGGTCAGCAGCATCGTAATCATGGGTTCAGGTGAGCCTTTTGAGAACTATGAAGCAACAATGACATTCCTGCGTATTATGATCCACGAAAAAGGACTGAATATCGGTCAGCGCCATATTACGGTATCCACAAGTGGAATCGTACCAAACATTTACAAGTTTGCAGATGAAGATACACAGATTAACCTGGCGATCTCCATCCATGCTCCAAATGATGCATTGCGTTCCAAATTGATGCCAGTAAACCGCCGTTTTCCTTTTGATGATGTAATGGAGTCATTGCGTTATTACTTGGCGAAAACGGGCCGCAGAATTACGTTTGAGTATGCACTTATCGGTGGTGTGAATGATCAGCCGGAACATGCGGCAGAACTGGCAAGCGTGCTTAAAAACATGCTGTGCCATGTGAACCTGATTCCGGTCAACCATGTACCTGAGCGCAAGTACGTAAGAACATCCAGAAGCGACATTTTCAATTTTCAGAAGATTCTCTCGGAGCAGGGTGTTAATGTAACCATTCGTCGTGAACAGGGACATGATATTGCTGCCGCTTGCGGTCAGCTTCGTGCAAAGCATATGGAGTTGAGGTGA
- the rpmB gene encoding 50S ribosomal protein L28: MSRKCYVTGKKPGTGNHVSHANNRNRRSWGVNVQKVRILVNGKPKRVYVSTRALKAGKVTRV; this comes from the coding sequence ATGTCTCGCAAATGTTATGTGACAGGTAAGAAACCGGGCACCGGTAACCACGTATCCCACGCTAACAACCGTAACCGTCGTTCTTGGGGCGTAAACGTTCAGAAGGTCCGCATTCTCGTGAACGGTAAACCAAAACGTGTATACGTAAGCACCCGTGCACTGAAAGCCGGTAAAGTGACTCGCGTATAA
- the rpe gene encoding ribulose-phosphate 3-epimerase, whose product MIKIAPSILSADFARLGAEVAEAQAAGGDWIHVDVMDGHFVPNITLGPAIVKAIAPHTSLPLDVHLMIENPERYVEEFAKAGAAVITVHAEACVHLHRVIHLIKEQGVKAGVALNPGTPASAIQEVLDDVDMVLVMTVNPGFGGQAFISGTMNKIKQIRSWLNEKGRHDVHIEVDGGIAADTAPLVVEAGADVLVAGSAVFGREDRAAAIAEIRSSYGG is encoded by the coding sequence ATGATTAAAATTGCCCCATCTATTTTATCTGCGGATTTTGCCCGTCTCGGCGCGGAAGTGGCGGAAGCCCAAGCTGCTGGCGGAGACTGGATTCATGTTGATGTCATGGACGGTCATTTCGTCCCTAATATTACGCTTGGACCTGCGATTGTCAAAGCGATCGCTCCACATACAAGCTTGCCGCTTGATGTTCATTTGATGATTGAGAACCCAGAGCGTTATGTGGAGGAATTCGCGAAAGCTGGCGCAGCTGTTATTACAGTTCACGCAGAGGCTTGTGTGCATCTGCACCGGGTTATCCATTTGATCAAGGAACAGGGAGTTAAGGCAGGGGTTGCCCTTAATCCGGGAACTCCGGCGAGTGCTATTCAAGAAGTGCTGGACGATGTGGATATGGTGCTTGTCATGACCGTAAATCCCGGTTTTGGTGGACAGGCCTTCATCTCTGGTACTATGAACAAAATCAAGCAAATTCGTAGCTGGCTGAACGAAAAAGGTCGTCATGACGTGCATATTGAAGTGGATGGCGGTATCGCTGCTGACACGGCTCCGCTTGTGGTTGAAGCTGGAGCAGATGTGCTCGTTGCGGGAAGTGCTGTATTTGGACGTGAAGATCGCGCTGCCGCCATTGCCGAAATTCGCAGTAGCTACGGAGGCTGA
- a CDS encoding Stp1/IreP family PP2C-type Ser/Thr phosphatase — protein MIKTVHVSHIGRVRSVNEDSAWIRNLDTGYILGIVADGMGGHLAGDTASRLAVETLVQDLGTLEPGLSHASLSAALSDAILHANEVIFRTASSDDNYHNMGTTVVAALLNDTEGVIGHIGDSRAYKIANKHVIQLTEDHTLVNELFKNGQISKEDVSHHPRRNVLTRALGTDAEVKVDLDTVKLEEGEVLLLCSDGLSNLVSNEQIIQVAGNLELALEDRADRLLQLALLAGGDDNITVALFELQKEGSVTSETGCES, from the coding sequence TTGATCAAAACAGTTCATGTGAGCCATATCGGACGGGTGCGTTCGGTGAATGAAGATTCAGCCTGGATTCGAAATCTCGATACAGGTTATATTCTGGGTATTGTTGCCGATGGTATGGGTGGACATCTTGCAGGAGATACAGCGAGCCGCCTGGCGGTAGAGACGTTGGTGCAGGATCTGGGAACGCTTGAGCCAGGTCTTTCACATGCGTCTTTGTCGGCCGCATTGAGCGATGCTATTTTGCATGCCAACGAAGTGATCTTCCGTACTGCATCTTCGGATGATAATTACCATAACATGGGGACTACCGTGGTTGCGGCATTATTGAATGATACGGAAGGCGTTATTGGTCACATCGGTGACAGCAGAGCATACAAAATTGCAAATAAACATGTGATCCAGTTGACCGAGGACCATACACTGGTCAATGAATTGTTCAAAAATGGTCAGATCAGCAAAGAAGATGTCTCTCATCATCCACGTCGCAATGTGCTGACTCGAGCACTTGGGACAGATGCTGAAGTGAAGGTGGATCTGGATACCGTCAAATTGGAAGAAGGCGAAGTGCTTCTCCTGTGCAGTGACGGGCTTAGTAATCTGGTCAGCAATGAGCAGATCATTCAGGTCGCTGGTAATCTGGAACTGGCATTGGAAGATCGAGCGGATCGCTTGCTTCAGCTGGCTTTACTAGCTGGAGGAGATGACAATATCACGGTGGCATTATTCGAACTGCAAAAGGAAGGTTCCGTGACATCGGAAACGGGGTGTGAGTCATGA
- the rsgA gene encoding ribosome small subunit-dependent GTPase A produces the protein MPEGIIVKALSGYYYVMPLEDSGVPSVEGSAVQCRARGIFRKRGTSPLVGDRVSYMLTENGEGTVDEIRKRETELIRPPVANVSLAVLLFSVKEPDMNLNLLDKFLVHIEQAGLDALIVLTKQDLADPENDARDTVAEVKALYEQIGYEVISTSSRTGEGNELLKERLAGKISVFSGQSGVGKSSMLNALMPGLTLETSAISMRLGRGKHTTRHVELIPLDNGGFVADTPGFSQLDFLEIGVEELSTCFREFAQYADQCKFRGCTHTHEPGCRVLAAKAEGMISESRYQHYEQFLTEMKDKKRRY, from the coding sequence ATGCCAGAAGGTATCATCGTTAAAGCGCTAAGCGGTTACTATTATGTCATGCCACTAGAAGACAGCGGGGTGCCTTCGGTTGAAGGCTCCGCCGTTCAATGCCGGGCCAGAGGCATCTTCAGAAAACGGGGTACGTCACCGCTTGTGGGTGACCGAGTCAGCTATATGCTGACAGAGAACGGGGAAGGAACAGTAGATGAGATTCGCAAACGTGAGACGGAATTAATCCGTCCACCTGTTGCCAATGTTAGTTTGGCTGTTCTGTTATTTTCCGTTAAGGAACCGGATATGAATCTCAATCTGCTGGATAAATTCCTGGTACATATCGAACAAGCTGGACTGGATGCATTGATTGTGCTAACGAAACAGGACCTGGCTGATCCAGAAAACGATGCCCGTGATACAGTGGCTGAAGTAAAAGCTTTGTACGAGCAAATTGGATATGAAGTGATCTCTACCAGTTCACGAACTGGTGAAGGTAATGAACTGCTCAAGGAGCGCCTTGCCGGCAAGATTAGCGTATTCTCCGGACAATCCGGTGTAGGAAAATCTTCGATGCTGAATGCCTTGATGCCAGGTCTAACCCTGGAGACCAGTGCAATCAGCATGCGCCTTGGCCGAGGGAAACACACCACCAGGCACGTGGAACTCATACCGCTGGATAATGGTGGTTTTGTCGCCGATACGCCGGGATTCAGCCAACTGGACTTCCTGGAGATTGGTGTGGAGGAGTTATCCACTTGTTTCCGGGAGTTCGCTCAATATGCGGATCAGTGTAAGTTCCGAGGCTGTACTCATACGCACGAACCAGGTTGCCGAGTACTTGCAGCCAAAGCGGAGGGAATGATCTCCGAAAGCCGTTATCAGCATTACGAACAATTCCTTACAGAAATGAAAGACAAAAAGCGGAGGTATTAA
- the spoVM gene encoding stage V sporulation protein SpoVM produces MKFYTFKLPKFLGGFVKAILNTFQKN; encoded by the coding sequence ATGAAATTTTACACATTCAAACTGCCGAAGTTTTTGGGAGGGTTTGTAAAGGCGATTCTTAATACGTTTCAAAAGAACTGA
- a CDS encoding DAK2 domain-containing protein, with protein sequence MSIRSLNGTDFTAMVLAGAEQLGQHAEHVNSLNVFPVPDGDTGTNMNLTMSAGVAEIKRKSSASIGEAAGILSKGLLMGARGNSGVILSQLFRGFSRSAAPYEELNTLQFAAALQNGVDAAYKAVVKPVEGTILTVAKEAAKHASYYARRTNDITELMNEVLLKAKEALAMTPELLPVLKQVGVVDSGGQGLVYIYEGFMDVLLQTDGASRTSFQRDVQPTVAASALKPAAPSEVVSAKPEQRVIVPEMPMSAQARLETEDIEFLYDMEFFINRELGENAGVVFDDEAFRKALSVNGDSIIIIADDEVIKVHVHSKTPGDVLNLALRYGEITQIHILNMREQHRDLLTAGMDIAPSPELFAEIPPEATRSMEKAVLPADEMAPYGFIAVSSGEGIAEIFQSLGVDVVLSGGQTMNPSTEDFVKAVRSIAAEQVFILPNNSNIVLAAEQARELLEDERRIIVIPSKTIPQGMAAAFAFQEDESAETNRDHMLEAISRVQSGQVTHAVRDTQYDELDIKAGHYIGIHNSKIVATDESMLHACEGLLQQMMESGDEVVTILEGDEATPEITSALVAWLEEQYPDAEVEVHLGGQPVYYYLFSVES encoded by the coding sequence TTGAGTATACGTTCTTTAAATGGAACAGATTTCACCGCAATGGTACTTGCCGGAGCGGAACAACTTGGACAGCATGCAGAGCACGTCAATTCCCTGAATGTTTTCCCTGTGCCGGATGGCGACACGGGAACGAACATGAATTTGACAATGAGTGCAGGAGTCGCAGAGATTAAACGCAAGAGTTCTGCCTCCATCGGAGAAGCTGCCGGTATTTTATCAAAAGGCCTGCTTATGGGCGCACGGGGGAATTCCGGAGTAATATTATCGCAATTGTTCCGCGGATTCAGTCGTTCAGCTGCTCCTTACGAGGAACTGAATACGCTCCAGTTCGCCGCAGCCCTGCAGAACGGTGTGGACGCAGCTTATAAAGCTGTAGTGAAACCCGTTGAAGGGACCATTCTTACCGTAGCCAAGGAAGCGGCGAAACATGCCAGCTACTACGCAAGACGGACGAATGATATAACTGAATTAATGAATGAAGTATTGTTAAAAGCAAAAGAAGCACTGGCAATGACTCCGGAATTGCTGCCTGTATTGAAACAGGTCGGTGTTGTGGATTCGGGCGGTCAGGGGCTTGTATATATTTACGAAGGCTTTATGGACGTTCTGTTGCAGACGGATGGTGCAAGTCGTACATCCTTCCAGAGAGACGTACAACCAACCGTAGCGGCATCTGCATTGAAACCGGCTGCACCGTCAGAAGTGGTTTCTGCGAAGCCTGAACAGCGGGTAATCGTGCCGGAGATGCCAATGTCTGCCCAAGCACGATTGGAAACGGAAGATATTGAGTTCCTTTATGACATGGAGTTCTTTATTAACCGCGAGCTTGGAGAGAACGCAGGTGTTGTATTTGATGACGAAGCATTCCGGAAAGCGTTGTCAGTTAACGGGGATTCCATCATTATAATCGCTGACGATGAAGTGATTAAGGTTCACGTGCATTCCAAGACACCTGGGGATGTATTAAACCTGGCTCTCCGATATGGAGAAATCACACAAATTCACATCCTCAATATGCGTGAGCAGCATCGTGATCTTCTGACTGCAGGCATGGACATTGCGCCTTCGCCTGAGCTGTTCGCAGAGATTCCACCTGAAGCGACGCGTAGCATGGAAAAAGCTGTGCTCCCAGCAGACGAGATGGCACCGTATGGATTCATCGCGGTATCTTCTGGTGAAGGGATTGCGGAGATTTTCCAGAGTCTTGGCGTGGATGTAGTTCTTTCTGGTGGACAGACGATGAATCCGAGCACTGAAGATTTTGTGAAAGCGGTGCGTTCGATCGCGGCAGAACAGGTATTTATTTTGCCGAACAACTCCAATATTGTACTTGCTGCGGAGCAGGCTAGGGAGCTGCTTGAAGATGAACGTCGAATTATTGTGATTCCGAGCAAGACGATCCCTCAGGGTATGGCAGCGGCTTTTGCTTTCCAGGAGGATGAGTCTGCGGAAACCAATCGTGACCATATGCTTGAGGCGATTAGCCGGGTACAGTCCGGTCAAGTAACTCATGCAGTCAGAGATACACAATATGACGAGCTTGATATCAAAGCTGGACACTATATCGGTATCCATAATTCCAAGATCGTGGCAACGGACGAGAGCATGCTGCACGCATGTGAAGGCCTTCTGCAACAGATGATGGAGAGCGGAGATGAAGTAGTGACCATACTTGAAGGGGACGAGGCTACCCCAGAGATTACCTCTGCACTTGTCGCATGGCTTGAAGAACAATATCCTGATGCTGAGGTAGAGGTGCATCTTGGAGGACAGCCGGTTTATTATTATTTGTTCTCTGTAGAGTCCTAA
- the recG gene encoding ATP-dependent DNA helicase RecG translates to MKWEEISVKQISGVSALKEGELHAFGISTVKDLLEYYPFRYEDYRLRSLSEVKDGDKITVQGKVMGIPVLQRYGKKSRLTCKVMTEEWMISATWFNRHFLKEQLTPNREIVITGKWEQKRMQMTVTDSEFPDKGEGRSGTLQPVYSVTGKLTQSWMRKTINQGLVQFGEMIPEILPQSLMKKYGFMARKQAIAGIHRPQDNREGQQARQRMVYEELFLFQLKMQAYRALNRDRMDGVVHTTDNTTIREFVRSLPFELTDAQKKVELEILHDMRSPYSMNRLLQGDVGSGKTVIAAIALYTTVRSGFQGALMVPTEILAEQHMRSLQKLFEPFGVTVGLLTGSVNGRKRKDLIASLQMGMIDIVVGTHALIQEDVFFRDLGLVVTDEQHRFGVNQRSILRRKGYNPDVLTMTATPIPRTLAITAFGDIEVSTISERPKGRIPISTYWVKHDMMDRVLGFISREVDQGRQAYLICPLIEESEKLDVQNAIDLHIQMQQNFPKYRVGLLHGRMTAGEKEEMMRDFYSNEIQLLVSTTVVEVGVDVPNATLMVIMDADRFGLSQLHQLRGRVGRGAHASYCVLIADPKTEVGQERMKVMTETEDGFEVSRRDLDLRGPGDFFGTKQSGLPEFRLADMVADFAVLEQARDDVSSLIGDANFWTSVDYAPLRDFLQQQQVFQGDLID, encoded by the coding sequence ATGAAATGGGAAGAAATATCGGTAAAACAAATTAGCGGCGTGAGTGCTCTCAAAGAGGGAGAGCTTCACGCCTTTGGCATCTCTACTGTAAAAGACTTGCTTGAATATTATCCGTTCCGTTATGAGGATTATCGACTGCGTTCGCTCAGTGAAGTGAAGGACGGGGATAAAATCACGGTACAGGGTAAAGTGATGGGTATCCCGGTGTTGCAGCGTTATGGCAAAAAATCACGCCTTACCTGTAAGGTGATGACGGAAGAATGGATGATTTCAGCCACCTGGTTCAATCGGCATTTTCTGAAGGAACAGCTTACGCCCAATCGGGAGATTGTTATTACGGGGAAATGGGAACAGAAACGTATGCAGATGACCGTAACGGATTCGGAATTCCCGGATAAAGGGGAAGGGCGATCAGGCACGCTGCAGCCTGTGTATTCCGTAACCGGCAAGCTTACGCAGTCTTGGATGCGCAAAACGATTAATCAGGGGTTAGTCCAATTCGGGGAAATGATCCCCGAAATTCTGCCTCAATCACTCATGAAGAAATATGGATTCATGGCTCGCAAACAGGCGATTGCCGGGATTCACCGTCCGCAGGATAACCGGGAAGGCCAGCAGGCCAGACAACGGATGGTGTATGAGGAGCTATTTTTGTTTCAACTCAAGATGCAGGCCTATCGTGCATTGAACCGGGATCGTATGGATGGTGTAGTGCACACAACGGATAATACGACGATTCGGGAGTTTGTCCGTAGTCTGCCATTTGAACTGACGGACGCGCAGAAGAAGGTAGAGCTTGAAATTCTGCATGATATGCGTTCACCGTATTCGATGAATCGACTGCTGCAGGGAGATGTAGGCTCGGGTAAAACGGTTATTGCGGCGATTGCGCTGTATACGACCGTGCGTTCCGGTTTTCAGGGGGCTCTGATGGTCCCTACGGAGATTCTGGCAGAACAGCATATGCGCTCACTGCAAAAGCTGTTTGAACCCTTTGGCGTAACTGTGGGGCTGTTAACGGGCAGTGTGAATGGACGGAAGCGCAAAGATCTGATTGCATCCTTGCAAATGGGCATGATCGATATCGTTGTGGGTACACACGCTTTGATACAGGAGGATGTATTTTTCCGCGATCTGGGTCTTGTCGTTACGGATGAACAGCATCGCTTCGGTGTGAACCAGCGCAGCATTTTGCGGCGTAAAGGCTATAACCCGGATGTGTTAACGATGACGGCGACGCCGATTCCGCGAACACTAGCGATTACCGCTTTTGGTGATATTGAGGTATCGACCATCTCGGAACGTCCAAAGGGACGGATTCCAATCTCAACGTACTGGGTCAAGCATGACATGATGGACAGGGTTCTTGGTTTTATATCGCGCGAAGTGGACCAAGGACGTCAGGCCTATCTGATCTGCCCGCTCATTGAAGAGTCGGAGAAGCTGGATGTACAGAATGCCATTGACCTGCACATCCAGATGCAGCAGAACTTTCCGAAGTACCGTGTAGGTCTGCTGCATGGACGGATGACGGCTGGTGAGAAGGAAGAGATGATGCGGGACTTCTACAGCAACGAAATTCAGCTTCTGGTCTCCACAACGGTTGTGGAGGTTGGTGTCGATGTACCTAACGCTACGCTTATGGTCATTATGGATGCGGACCGCTTCGGTCTGTCGCAGCTGCATCAGCTTCGTGGTCGGGTCGGTCGGGGCGCTCATGCCTCTTATTGTGTGCTGATTGCTGATCCCAAGACAGAGGTTGGGCAGGAGCGCATGAAGGTCATGACGGAAACCGAAGATGGGTTCGAAGTATCCCGTCGGGATCTGGATCTGCGGGGACCGGGGGATTTCTTTGGCACCAAGCAAAGTGGACTACCCGAGTTCCGGCTTGCCGACATGGTTGCGGATTTTGCCGTATTGGAGCAGGCGCGAGATGATGTGTCCAGCCTGATTGGGGATGCGAACTTCTGGACGTCTGTTGACTACGCTCCTTTACGTGACTTTTTACAGCAGCAGCAAGTATTCCAGGGTGATCTGATCGATTAA
- a CDS encoding DegV family protein: MSHKVAIVTDSTADIPEELIRKYGIHVVPLRVLFGEEAYADGVDLTSEQFYAKLEKVSVLPTTSQPSPTDFMNIYNTLLDEDPERPIVSIHLSSGMSGTYQSALLGKSLLEREGDITVLDSKSASYGYGLLVVQAAELAEQGKSAAEIAAAVAAMQQSRKLFFLVDTLEYLQKGGRIGKAAAILGTLLNIKPILSIDEEGVIYAVEKVRGHKKAMARIIELFQQDLAGQRVNLAVGHTADPGSAIACAEQLRGHFTLNEVVYTNIGAVIGSHVGPGVIAIFMWPVPE, translated from the coding sequence ATGAGCCACAAGGTTGCGATCGTAACCGATAGCACGGCAGATATACCGGAAGAACTGATCCGTAAATATGGAATTCATGTTGTTCCGCTGCGTGTTTTGTTCGGGGAAGAAGCTTATGCAGATGGCGTTGATCTGACTTCGGAACAGTTCTATGCAAAATTGGAGAAGGTATCCGTGCTGCCTACAACCTCACAGCCTTCTCCCACCGATTTTATGAATATCTACAACACATTGTTGGATGAGGACCCAGAGCGGCCCATTGTATCGATTCATTTGTCTTCCGGCATGAGTGGTACCTATCAATCGGCACTGCTTGGCAAATCGTTGCTGGAACGTGAGGGAGACATAACGGTACTGGATTCGAAGTCTGCATCCTATGGATATGGTTTATTGGTCGTACAGGCTGCCGAGCTTGCTGAACAAGGCAAGTCCGCTGCGGAGATCGCTGCGGCTGTAGCAGCCATGCAGCAGAGCCGCAAGCTGTTCTTTCTCGTAGATACATTAGAGTATTTGCAGAAAGGCGGTCGGATAGGCAAAGCTGCGGCCATCTTGGGAACACTGCTGAATATTAAACCGATCTTGTCCATTGATGAGGAAGGCGTTATTTACGCAGTGGAGAAAGTCAGAGGTCACAAAAAAGCCATGGCACGCATTATTGAGCTGTTTCAGCAGGATCTGGCGGGTCAACGTGTTAATCTGGCGGTAGGTCATACCGCAGACCCCGGATCAGCGATCGCTTGTGCAGAGCAATTACGCGGGCATTTTACACTGAATGAAGTGGTATATACCAATATTGGGGCCGTCATTGGCAGCCATGTTGGGCCTGGCGTAATTGCCATCTTTATGTGGCCTGTTCCGGAATGA
- the pknB gene encoding Stk1 family PASTA domain-containing Ser/Thr kinase translates to MIGHQLGGRYEVIERVGGGGMALVYKAQDLLLNRNVAIKVLRQQFVHDEEFIRRFRREAQSAASLSHPNVVSIYDVGQEDDVHYIVMEYVEGKNLNEIIKERAPLQVDEAVRIASQIADALDHAHHNQIIHRDIKPHNILIGRNGRVKVTDFGIARAVTSTTITQTGSVVGSVHYFSPEHAKGIVTGEKSDLYSLGIVLYQMLTGQLPFLGESPISVALKHLQEEFDEPRKFNPLIPQSVENVILKSMRKNPQERYQSAKEMQTDLETCLMPERRNETKIDFPDEDDIDQTRVMPAIKPEPRGVTSTGSIPVMESDEDNNKGKPKTKNWKKPALLISLTVLILIAMVGVVWYVKGMLVVPDVTVPNVIGQTEEKARQMLQDKGLVVSDNVIREYKENVEPGIVFDQTRNEGDVVKEGSEVQLSVGAEKELLKMPDLKDKSYDEAVKQLTGLGIKEDQIQRKDEYSNDKSAGTVLSQTPGVNEEYDPAEVQIVLTVSKGSETIKMPDLKNRTRSEAESMLKSAGLILAQVQEESSYTVDEGKVTQQWPVEAGAEVNPGDKITIFISTGYPPEALNYAYNINVSPKEVGKSSKIRITFEDARGKSQEWGTRTIKSVQTLTIPLILAPNVDGVVSVYRDGQFLDTYLVSYTDAKNGTVVVPTIEPEKGAEPPPTTEEPEQGGGGDEGTVDTQQEGEPDTPVEGEGEHDEADTSAMKNGHGLAKGKDKKKEVINASSRP, encoded by the coding sequence ATGATTGGGCACCAGCTAGGCGGACGCTATGAAGTGATCGAGCGTGTCGGCGGTGGCGGCATGGCTCTTGTGTACAAAGCCCAGGACCTGTTGCTCAACCGGAACGTTGCCATCAAAGTGTTACGGCAGCAATTTGTGCATGACGAAGAGTTTATTCGCCGTTTTCGCAGGGAAGCACAGTCTGCAGCATCCCTGTCCCATCCTAACGTGGTCAGTATCTACGATGTGGGGCAGGAAGATGACGTTCATTATATTGTCATGGAGTATGTTGAAGGCAAAAACCTGAATGAAATTATTAAAGAGCGGGCGCCTCTGCAGGTGGACGAAGCGGTTCGGATCGCCTCCCAGATTGCAGATGCTCTTGATCATGCACATCATAATCAGATCATTCATCGGGATATCAAACCCCATAATATATTGATTGGTCGAAATGGCCGTGTGAAAGTAACGGATTTCGGGATCGCCCGTGCGGTTACGTCCACAACGATTACACAGACCGGCTCAGTGGTCGGTTCCGTACATTACTTCTCACCTGAACATGCCAAAGGCATCGTAACTGGCGAGAAGTCGGACTTATATTCTCTCGGTATCGTACTTTATCAAATGCTGACTGGGCAGCTTCCGTTCCTGGGAGAGAGTCCAATTAGCGTTGCTTTGAAGCATTTGCAGGAAGAGTTTGATGAACCTCGCAAATTCAATCCACTTATCCCGCAAAGCGTGGAGAACGTTATTCTGAAATCCATGCGCAAAAATCCGCAGGAGCGTTACCAATCCGCTAAAGAAATGCAGACGGATCTGGAAACCTGCCTGATGCCGGAAAGACGTAATGAAACGAAGATTGATTTTCCGGATGAGGATGATATTGATCAGACACGTGTTATGCCGGCAATCAAGCCAGAGCCGCGTGGAGTTACATCCACAGGTTCTATACCCGTGATGGAGTCTGACGAAGATAACAACAAGGGCAAACCCAAAACAAAGAACTGGAAGAAGCCAGCGCTGCTGATCTCTTTGACAGTGCTTATTCTTATCGCGATGGTTGGAGTTGTATGGTACGTGAAAGGCATGCTTGTTGTGCCTGATGTGACTGTACCAAATGTCATTGGCCAAACCGAGGAAAAGGCTCGTCAAATGTTGCAGGATAAAGGGCTTGTGGTCAGTGATAATGTCATCCGGGAGTACAAGGAGAATGTGGAACCAGGTATAGTATTTGACCAGACCCGAAATGAAGGCGATGTGGTCAAAGAAGGCTCTGAGGTCCAGCTGAGTGTTGGGGCGGAAAAAGAGTTGTTGAAGATGCCTGATCTCAAAGACAAATCTTATGATGAGGCGGTCAAACAACTCACCGGACTGGGCATCAAAGAGGATCAGATCCAGCGAAAAGATGAATATTCAAATGATAAATCTGCGGGTACGGTTCTATCCCAAACTCCTGGAGTGAATGAAGAATACGATCCGGCAGAGGTTCAGATTGTTCTGACTGTGAGCAAAGGGTCCGAAACGATAAAAATGCCTGACTTGAAAAACCGTACTCGAAGTGAGGCAGAGAGTATGCTCAAATCCGCCGGGTTAATCCTTGCTCAGGTTCAGGAAGAGTCGAGTTACACCGTAGATGAAGGCAAAGTGACACAGCAATGGCCTGTGGAAGCTGGTGCAGAGGTAAATCCTGGTGATAAAATCACCATTTTCATTAGTACCGGATATCCGCCGGAGGCATTGAACTACGCCTATAACATTAACGTTTCGCCAAAAGAAGTAGGAAAGAGCAGCAAAATTCGAATTACGTTCGAAGATGCTCGTGGCAAAAGTCAGGAATGGGGAACCCGGACAATCAAGTCTGTCCAAACGCTGACAATTCCGCTTATTCTGGCTCCAAACGTCGATGGTGTTGTCTCTGTCTACCGGGATGGACAATTCCTGGATACGTATCTGGTGTCCTACACTGATGCCAAAAACGGAACGGTAGTTGTACCTACCATTGAGCCTGAGAAGGGTGCAGAGCCGCCTCCAACAACAGAGGAGCCTGAACAAGGCGGTGGTGGTGATGAAGGCACCGTGGATACACAACAGGAAGGTGAACCGGATACACCTGTTGAGGGTGAAGGGGAGCACGACGAGGCAGATACTTCCGCGATGAAGAACGGACATGGTCTCGCCAAGGGAAAAGATAAGAAAAAGGAAGTCATTAACGCATCAAGCCGTCCGTAA